The Lytechinus pictus isolate F3 Inbred chromosome 5, Lp3.0, whole genome shotgun sequence DNA segment ATATCAAATCCCCTGAGGATTACTGCCAGAAGCACCCACTTACCAGGGCCAGTCACTACCAACCCTTTGTCCAAGAGATTGCTTCTGGTATGCATCATGTGCTTACTAAAGAAGATCCCATCATTCTCGCTGTGACATCCGGAACATCTGGACACCATAACCTTGTTCCAATGATCAAGGCCCAGACAGTGTATTTCTTGCTGAATGGTGTTACTGTCTGTCTGGACTCTGTGCGTAAGGCTATTCCAGAAACACGCCACCTTCGGCGAACTCTCAAGATATTTTACAATCCAAAGTCACGCACCTCCCCTGGAGGAGTCCCCATCGGACCCAACTCGGCCACTCCAAAATCATCTGAGAAGTTCATTGACTTGTACAGCACCCCCATGGCCGCATTCGATATTACAACTGAAAAGGAAGCTTTATATGCGCATCTACTGTTTGCTCTTAAAGATAGCGAGATCGGGGCCATCGAGGCAAATTTTGTGCCTCTGATACATAATGCCTTTGTGGAACTGGAGGAAAATTGGGAGCAATTGGTGCAGGATATTGCCCGTGGAGAAGTGCACCCTGAATTGAACATTCCTGAAGATGTGCGGCAGAAATTAAATGCCCTCTTGAGTCCTGATCCGGAAAGGGCTGAGGAATTGAGGAGGGAGTTTGAGAGAGGTTTTGACAACATTGCCAAGAGAATCTGGCCCAATGTTCAGGTCATCTTAGCTGTGGATTCGGGGGCTTTTCAGGTTTATGGCAATATGCTGAGAGAAAAGTTCACCAAAGGTATAATGATCCTTGACCTACATGTTATAGTTAGCATCAAAGAggatcaatttatttttcttaatcaAGATTGTAATATGGAGACAAAGTTTGAGAGAATGAGATCATTCAACAATATCTTATAAAATAGAGACATTTGACATCTGAAATAAATATGTTGAGCATTTTGAAAAgctaaaataaagtaattgtaTAAAAATTGAAACCCTTTCCATTTTGCAGTCTTTGGAATTGTTTTTTCAGACTTCCTTGTAAAAGAGATATTTTTAATTGACCATGGGTCCTAATTAATTGGAAACATTGAATGTGAAAGAAGATGATAACAAACATGTATGAGTCTCAGTAGTATTGCCTCTAATAATTGTGTAATTGTGATCATTGTAAAATTGCTCAAAAGACAACCAAAATTGAGATTTCCATTGCAGTTACCATTCATGGCCAGTCAGACAATTATTaaaggtatttttttaatgtttatctCCTTGATTAGATATTCCCATTTATTCATGCCTGTATGCTGCCAGTGAAGGACTCATTGGAATCAATATCTGGCCTCATGATGAAGAAAGACGTTATCTATTAGTGCCCAGGAGTATGTTTTGTGAATTCATACCAATTGAGAATAGGTGAGCGACAATCATATTGATGTTGATTGCTTATATGGTGAGATACTTGATCCTAATTAATATAATACACACTTTACATCAATATTTCATCTTATTTTCAGAAACAGATGATATTTAAAGTCCAAGTCAAATTGGGAAAACTATGTAATTCAGACATTTCATAGTTCATACAGAGCCCCTCAATGCaggtttcattcatttttttttaaattgacttGTAGTTTTGAATGCATGCTAATCACATATACCTGCGAgcttaaaaaatagttttcttGAAATTGTCAGATATCGAGTTTAGTCGATTCTTTAACTTAAAATTTTATATAACTGTGTACAAGAGTTTCCTGTTGGCTATTCATATGTTTGGAGTGCTTCATGGAACATCCTGTCAGTGATTTCCACTGAGGTaattgctctgagccaatcagatgcaaggatttcagtagcttataacataagtcagtgaaaatcaaatggactatttgtttcatgaaatgctctcctgATTACGTTCATTTTCAGTGATGAAGAGCAACCCGATACCCTCCTCATGGATCAGGTGGAGAAAGGATCCACGTATGAACTGGTACTGACCAACATGAGTGGGTTCTACAGGTACCGCTTTGGGGATGTGGTCCGTGTTACTGACTTCTACAATAAAGCTCCTGTTGTTGAGTTTTTATACAGGTAAGTGTCAAGTTGCTTGATATGTTAACAGAGTTGTCGTTCACCTCCTACATGTGCGTGTACATGGTTTGTGTGGGGCAGATAATGTCTGGAAAGTTGGGAAATATGCAAAGTAAATTACCACCTGGTCTACACCCACTTTGTCTGCTTTCCAATTTGATTCATCTCACATGGTCACATCCTAATTTGTCCACAACCAGTTTATCTATTGaccttttggtctaattgccatttggcTCATCTACCATtgtgtctaatttccagttagggtatacccattttgtctaatatccatttggtctaacaccacttagTCTATATGATTTATGcttatgaaccaaattttcatttgacaaagtgtAATATAgtaggaagaaaaagaggataTTAGACCATCTGCGCATTTATGGTCTAAATGGCAGACCAAGTGATGGTTGGACCAAACAGCATACATGTAAGACCAAAGTGATAGTGGGtctagccatgatggtgttaacCTGAAAATTAGACCACTTGCTAGTCGGCCGAGTGGATACAAACATTTAGAAATCTCTATTCTAAACTTCTAAAGAGTTAGTGTTGTCAACAAGCTTTGACTGTCCATGATTGCTGGTGCACCCAAATCAactttattaaaggagaatgaaacccttgaaaccagctgaatccgtatcaaagagaaaaatcaaagaaacatattgttgaaagtttgaggaagattgaatgaataataagaaagttatgagcatttgaatattgagatcactaatgccatgtagtttcTCCCATtagcaatgcgaccaagatctgcgatgtcacacacgtacaactccctcattactttagtacttatttcacttatattctcacttttatagagtctatcacaaggtgaggtgttctctttatgagaggacaagtgcagaggtttcacaacattatatcattgatgaatcgtttgtcatataattagaatgagcaaaaagagatgttttggggtatattttcagtgtccaaaaggggagtgttgttcatctgtgacatcatagatcttaatcgctagagggtattcatttgtctcgcaatctactatggtcaacaaggaaattcgtgatcactctcgcaaaaagtgttcactggctttctaggaaattcgtgatcactctcgcaaaaagtgttcactagcttacaagttcacgagctttcgagtgccgctgcaactctttatcaagtgacgaaaattatctgaaaacgtactctatttatactaatctccaggaccgtacgcacgaacgcgagaacaataggtgggcattgatccgttgcgtcggtatgcggtgcggccggtaatccgtatatgcaaataagacgggggtatatgcaaatacgccgtgggtcggcaatatgcaaattagacaaaattggcgggctcgctagtttcccgtgggcgggggctgactagctgagcggtccctcgttcggggacgggaacgatcgggtcggcgtgcactgccaggtaagggggtattgtgctgtcggatggttcgcatccagaagtcggggatgttgatcccgctgtctctgttgaagttgttaggacaaagacgtatactaatagcctccttaatcctgcgtgtataccaatgtctctctttggcaatgcaatgtacaccctcccaatctgggtggtgttgcttctcccaagcatgttctgccaccGCGGATGTGTCGGTTCGCTGTAACCGAACATCGCGCTTGTGTTCAGAAATGCGTTCAACTATCGGTCGGGCTGTTTCTCCGATGTAAGACCCGTCACATCCCTGGCAAGGAATGTTGTATACTACGCCATCACGTCTGTGATCAGGGATAGGGTCTTTGGGGTGTACAAGCTGTTTGTGTAAGGTGGTGTCCGAGCGGAAAACCGTTCGGATACCGTGACCTTCTAATCGGCGTTTAAGTTGTTGTGAGAGGCCATCTATGTATGGCAAGACTGTGCAAGTCTTGAAAACCTTGTGATCCCTTGGTGgttgttttttcttgaaagtgttctTGATAAAACGGCGTGGGTAGCCGTTGCTGTACAAGGCGCCACGTATGTGTGCTCTTTCTTTCGGGAGTTCAGGTGGGTGAGTTATGATACGTGCTGCTCTGTCGAACAGGCATTTAACAAGACCCTTCTTGACCGATTTGTCGTGATGAGAATCATATGGTATGTATTGGTCTGTATGAGTGGGCTTGCGGTAGACAGAGGTGGAGAGTTTCCCGCCCTCGTGTCTTTGGACTAGCGTGTCAAGGAATGCTAATTTCCCTCCTTGCTCAGTCTCCAGAGTGAACTGGATGGACGGTTGCTGGCTATTCATGAATGAGAGTAGGCTGTTTGTTTCGGATCTGTTTACGATTATGAAAGTGTCATCGACGTATCTCTTCCACACCCGAGGGTGGCATGTGGAAGGACACTTGGGCAAAGCGTTCTGTTCAAAACCTTCCATATATAGGTTAGCCACAACCGCTGAGACTGGGCTACCCATTGCTGCTCCTTCTGTTTGCTCATAGAAAGAGCCTCTGTACAGAAAATATGTGGATCTGAGGACGAACTCCAGGAGTTCGGCTATCTGTTCGGGCATAAGTGTGGTACGTTCTGATAATGTGGGATCGGATTGCATGCGTTGCAGGGCCGTACTGCATGCGCCCTCTATCGGTACGTTAGTGAAGAGGGAGACTACATCAAAAGAGATCATGGATTCCTGTTCGTTAACTGTCTGCTCCGATGTGAATTCAGCGAATTCACTGGAGTTGGAAACCGTGTGTTCTGAGCAGTTAGTGAGAGGGGACAGGATGTCCGCCAGGTACTTTGATGCATGATACTATTGGTCTGAGAGGTATCccgtaagctagtgaacactttttgcgagagtgatcacgaatttcctagaaagccagtgaacactttttgcgagagtgatcacgaatttccttgttga contains these protein-coding regions:
- the LOC129262084 gene encoding GH3 domain-containing protein-like, with amino-acid sequence MGIFLRMIGAVIGVPVVAGCAAGIYIRHDFQKLHKSKSHTFESAAKQYTTNCIFEVIGRRMRKKLDKDSQNCQKIQTEILMSRLQSASETVYGKQFNFADIKSPEDYCQKHPLTRASHYQPFVQEIASGMHHVLTKEDPIILAVTSGTSGHHNLVPMIKAQTVYFLLNGVTVCLDSVRKAIPETRHLRRTLKIFYNPKSRTSPGGVPIGPNSATPKSSEKFIDLYSTPMAAFDITTEKEALYAHLLFALKDSEIGAIEANFVPLIHNAFVELEENWEQLVQDIARGEVHPELNIPEDVRQKLNALLSPDPERAEELRREFERGFDNIAKRIWPNVQVILAVDSGAFQVYGNMLREKFTKDIPIYSCLYAASEGLIGINIWPHDEERRYLLVPRSMFCEFIPIENSDEEQPDTLLMDQVEKGSTYELVLTNMSGFYRYRFGDVVRVTDFYNKAPVVEFLYRQGQLLNLRGEKTSEDVIFKTIQKTLDDLGEVSLVDYSTVESPLLKEKAWNKTPHYEVFLELEGKVSSEKDLDKLDKNLREASFVYDSFREKGSIGPIKVHLVKPGTFRKLREHLLTNTQASINQVKIPRVLKVDQSAGVLMAGII